One Methanobrevibacter sp. V74 DNA window includes the following coding sequences:
- the mcrA gene encoding coenzyme-B sulfoethylthiotransferase subunit alpha yields MADKKFLDAMKQKFSEDPTEKTTQFYNMGGWTQSERKTAFVNEGKEIAEKRGIPMYNPDIGTPLGQRALMSYQLSTTDTFVEGDDLHFINNAAIQQAWDDIRRTVIVGLNTAHNVLEKRLGIEVTPETITNYLEIVNHAMPGAAVVQEHMVETDPLVVQDSYVKVFTGDDELADEIDSAFVLDINKEFPEEQAEALKAEVGGAVWQAVRIPSIVGRVCDGGTTSRWSAMQIGMSMISAYNQCAGEGATGDFAYASKHAEVVHMGTYLPVRRARAENELGGVPFGFMADICQGSRVYSDDPVRTSLEVVALGAALYDQIWLGSYMSGGVGFTQYATAAYTDNVLDDFTYYGKDYVEDKYGELCAAPNNMDTVLDVGTEVAFYALEQYEEYPALLETHFGGSQRSSVISAAAGCSTAFATGNAQTGLSAWYLSMYLHKEQHSRLGFYGFDLQDQCGAANVFSIRNDEGLPLEMRGPNYPNYAMNVGHQGEYAGISQAPHAARGDAWAFNPLIKIAFADKNLAFDFSKVRSEFAKGALREFEPAGERTAITPAK; encoded by the coding sequence ATGGCTGATAAAAAATTCTTAGATGCAATGAAACAAAAATTCAGTGAAGATCCAACTGAAAAAACTACTCAATTCTATAATATGGGTGGTTGGACTCAATCTGAAAGAAAAACTGCATTTGTAAATGAAGGTAAAGAAATCGCTGAAAAAAGAGGAATTCCAATGTACAATCCAGACATTGGTACTCCTTTAGGTCAAAGAGCTTTAATGTCTTACCAATTATCCACTACTGATACCTTCGTTGAAGGTGATGATTTACATTTCATAAACAACGCAGCTATCCAACAAGCTTGGGATGACATTAGAAGAACTGTAATTGTAGGTTTAAACACTGCTCATAATGTTCTTGAAAAAAGATTAGGTATTGAAGTAACTCCTGAAACTATTACAAACTACTTAGAAATTGTTAACCATGCTATGCCTGGTGCAGCAGTAGTTCAAGAACACATGGTGGAAACTGATCCATTAGTAGTTCAAGATTCCTATGTAAAAGTATTTACTGGTGATGATGAATTAGCTGATGAAATAGATTCCGCATTTGTTTTAGATATTAACAAAGAGTTCCCAGAAGAACAAGCTGAAGCTTTAAAAGCTGAAGTAGGTGGAGCTGTATGGCAAGCTGTAAGAATTCCTTCTATCGTAGGAAGAGTTTGTGATGGAGGTACTACTTCCAGATGGTCTGCTATGCAAATCGGTATGTCAATGATTTCTGCATACAACCAATGTGCTGGTGAAGGAGCTACTGGTGACTTCGCTTACGCATCTAAACACGCAGAAGTTGTTCACATGGGTACTTACTTACCTGTAAGAAGAGCAAGAGCAGAAAATGAACTTGGTGGAGTTCCATTCGGATTCATGGCTGATATTTGTCAAGGTTCCAGAGTTTACTCTGACGACCCAGTAAGAACTTCCTTAGAAGTAGTAGCTTTAGGTGCTGCTTTATACGACCAAATTTGGTTAGGTTCTTACATGTCTGGTGGTGTAGGATTCACTCAATATGCTACTGCAGCATATACTGATAATGTATTAGATGACTTTACTTATTATGGTAAAGATTATGTCGAAGATAAATATGGAGAGTTATGTGCAGCACCTAACAACATGGATACTGTACTTGATGTAGGTACTGAAGTAGCATTCTACGCATTAGAACAATATGAAGAATATCCGGCATTACTCGAAACTCACTTTGGCGGATCTCAAAGATCTTCAGTTATTTCAGCAGCAGCTGGCTGTTCCACTGCATTCGCTACTGGTAATGCTCAAACTGGTTTGAGTGCATGGTACTTGTCCATGTACTTGCACAAAGAACAACATTCCAGATTAGGATTCTATGGTTTCGATTTACAAGATCAATGTGGTGCAGCTAACGTATTCTCCATCAGAAACGATGAAGGATTGCCACTTGAAATGAGAGGGCCAAACTATCCTAACTACGCAATGAATGTAGGTCACCAAGGTGAATATGCTGGTATATCACAAGCTCCTCACGCAGCTCGTGGAGACGCTTGGGCTTTCAACCCATTAATTAAAATAGCATTTGCTGACAAAAACTTAGCATTCGACTTCAGTAAAGTTCGTTCTGAATTTGCTAAAGGAGCATTAAGAGAATTCGAACCAGCTGGTGAAAGAACTGCTATTACTCCAGCAAAATAG